A part of Cannabis sativa cultivar Pink pepper isolate KNU-18-1 chromosome 6, ASM2916894v1, whole genome shotgun sequence genomic DNA contains:
- the LOC115694753 gene encoding transmembrane emp24 domain-containing protein p24delta3 yields MMKSTVAFLVILCMVRATESIWLTLPSSGTKCVSEEIQNNVVVLGDYVVVSEDHTHDTPTISVKVTSPYGSNLHHAENSTHGQFAFTTHEAGNYLACFWVDGYNHDKGDVSVNLDWKTGIAAKDWESVARKEKIEGVELELRKLEGAVEAIHENLLFLKSKEAEMRNVSENTNARVAWFSMVSVSVCIVVSALQLWYLKRFFQKKKLI; encoded by the exons ATGATGAAGAGTACGGTGGCATTTCTGGTGATCCTCTGCATGGTTCGAGCCACTGAATCGATTTGGCTAACTTTACCCTCCTCCGGCACCAAATGTGTCTCCGAGGAAATCCAGAATAACGTTGTCGTTTTGGGAGATTACGTCGTCGTCTCCGAAGACCATACCCACGATACTCCCACCATCTCCGTCAAG GTGACATCTCCATATGGTAGTAATCTCCACCATGCGGAAAATTCAACGCATGGTCAGTTTGCTTTTACAACTCATGAAGCTGGCAACTACTTGGCATGTTTTTGGGTGGATGGTTATAATCATGATAAGGGAGATGTGAGTGTTAATCTTGACTGGAAAACGGGAATTGCTGCCAAAGATTGGGAATCGGTGGCAAGGAAAGAGAAGATTGAG GGTGTTGAACTTGAGCTGAGGAAACTCGAAGGAGCTGTGGAAGCCATCCACGAGAATCTGCTTTTCCTCAAGAGCAA AGAAGCAGAGATGAGGAATGTGAGCGAAAATACGAATGCAAGAGTGGCATGGTTTAGTATGGTGTCTGTATCAGTGTGCATCGTAGTTTCAGCTCTTCAGTTATGGTACTTGAAACGGTTTTTCCAGAAGAAGAAGCTCATCTAG